The genomic region TGGCGGCATCAACATCATAAGCATTCAAATCAGGCAACTTTAATGTAGCAATCTCCCGAATCTTTTCTTTAGATATTTTACCAATACGCTCTCGTTTAGGATTACTAGATCCCTTACCAGCGCTTAAGGCCTTCAGTAAAAGAACCGAAGCCGGTGGTGTCTTAGTGATAAATGAAAATGAACGATCCGCATATACTGTAATTACTACAGGGATTATCATATCGCCTTCATTCTGAGTCTTGGCATTAAATGCTTTACAAAACTCCATGATATTAACACCATGCTGACCGAGGGCAGGACCAATCGGAGGAGACGGGTTTGCTTTCCCTGCAGGAACCTGCAGTTTAATATAACCGGTTATTTTTTTAGCCATTTCCTTACTCCTATAATCTATGCGAAGGTTACTTCAATTAATGCTACTTTATTAGCCTTTCGTAACCTGGATATACTCAAGTTCCACAGGCGTTTCACGTCCAAATATGCTAACCATGACTCTAACCCGCCCCTTATCAGGATATACTTGATCCACTGTCCCTTGAAAGCTGGAAAAAGGTCCGTCAGTCACACGGACTGGATCTCCAATTTCGTATGATACTTTAGGCTTTGGTTTTAATGCGCCATCTTTTATTCTAT from Desulfobulbaceae bacterium harbors:
- the rplK gene encoding 50S ribosomal protein L11, which gives rise to MAKKITGYIKLQVPAGKANPSPPIGPALGQHGVNIMEFCKAFNAKTQNEGDMIIPVVITVYADRSFSFITKTPPASVLLLKALSAGKGSSNPKRERIGKISKEKIREIATLKLPDLNAYDVDAAMKIIEGTAKSCGITVAD